One Caretta caretta isolate rCarCar2 chromosome 6, rCarCar1.hap1, whole genome shotgun sequence genomic region harbors:
- the SRSF5 gene encoding serine/arginine-rich splicing factor 5 isoform X1, translating into MSGCRVFIGRLNPAAREKDVERFFKGYGRIRDIDLKRGFGFVEFEDPRDADDAVYELDGKELCSERVTIEHARARSRGGRGRGRYSDRFSSRRPRNDRRNAPPVRTENRLIVENLSSRVSWQDLKDFMRQAGEVTFADAHRPKLNEGVVEFASYSDLKNAIEKLSGKEINGRKIKLIEGSKRHSRSRSRSRSRSRSSSRSRSRSRSRSRKSYTRSRSRSRSKSRSVSRSPMPEKSQKRGSSSRSKSPASVDRQRSRSRSRSVDSGN; encoded by the exons ATGAGCGGCTGCCGCGTATTCATCGGGAGGCTGAACCCTGCAGCCAGGGAGAAGGATGTGGAGCGATTCTTCAAGGGATACGGACGCATCCGGGATATTGATCTGAAAAGGGGCTTCGGATTTGTG GAATTTGAGGATCCAAGGGATGCAGATGATGCAGTCTATGAACTGGATGGAAAGGAGCTCTGCAGTGAGAG GGTTACAATTGAACATGCACGGGCCCGTTCCAGAGGTGGCAGAGGCAGAGGGCGATATTCTGATCGCTTTAGTAGCCGCCGTCCACGTAATGACAGGAG AAATGCCCCACCTGTACGAACAGAAAACCGTCTGATAGTAGAGAATCTGTCTtcccgagtcagctggcag GATCTCAAAGACTTCATGAGACAAGCTGGGGAAGTAACCTTTGCAGATGCACACAGGCCTAAGCTAAATGAAGG ggtgGTTGAGTTTGCCTCTTACAGTGACTTAAAGAATGCTATTGAAAAACTCTCTGGCAAAGAAATCAATGGAAGGAAAATTAAACTAATTGAAGGCAGCAAAAGACACAG TAGGTCCAGAAGCCGGTCTCGTTCCCGTAGCAGGAGCTCATCCAGGTCTCGCAGCCGTTCTCGTTCCCGAAGCCGCAAGTCTTACACCAGGTCCAGGAGTAGGAGCCGTAGCAAGTCTCGTTCAGTTAGTAGGTCTCCAATGCCTGAGAAGAGCCAGAAACGAGGTTCTTCTAGTAGATCAAAATCTCCAGCATCTGTGGATCGGCAGAGGTCTCGGTCAAGGTCCAGATCTGTTGACAGTGGAAATTGA
- the SRSF5 gene encoding serine/arginine-rich splicing factor 5 isoform X2, which produces MSGCRVFIGRLNPAAREKDVERFFKGYGRIRDIDLKRGFGFVEFEDPRDADDAVYELDGKELCSERVTIEHARARSRGGRGRGRYSDRFSSRRPRNDRRNAPPVRTENRLIVENLSSRVSWQDLKDFMRQAGEVTFADAHRPKLNEGVVEFASYSDLKNAIEKLSGKEINGRKIKLIEGSKRHRSRSRSRSRSRSSSRSRSRSRSRSRKSYTRSRSRSRSKSRSVSRSPMPEKSQKRGSSSRSKSPASVDRQRSRSRSRSVDSGN; this is translated from the exons ATGAGCGGCTGCCGCGTATTCATCGGGAGGCTGAACCCTGCAGCCAGGGAGAAGGATGTGGAGCGATTCTTCAAGGGATACGGACGCATCCGGGATATTGATCTGAAAAGGGGCTTCGGATTTGTG GAATTTGAGGATCCAAGGGATGCAGATGATGCAGTCTATGAACTGGATGGAAAGGAGCTCTGCAGTGAGAG GGTTACAATTGAACATGCACGGGCCCGTTCCAGAGGTGGCAGAGGCAGAGGGCGATATTCTGATCGCTTTAGTAGCCGCCGTCCACGTAATGACAGGAG AAATGCCCCACCTGTACGAACAGAAAACCGTCTGATAGTAGAGAATCTGTCTtcccgagtcagctggcag GATCTCAAAGACTTCATGAGACAAGCTGGGGAAGTAACCTTTGCAGATGCACACAGGCCTAAGCTAAATGAAGG ggtgGTTGAGTTTGCCTCTTACAGTGACTTAAAGAATGCTATTGAAAAACTCTCTGGCAAAGAAATCAATGGAAGGAAAATTAAACTAATTGAAGGCAGCAAAAGACACAG GTCCAGAAGCCGGTCTCGTTCCCGTAGCAGGAGCTCATCCAGGTCTCGCAGCCGTTCTCGTTCCCGAAGCCGCAAGTCTTACACCAGGTCCAGGAGTAGGAGCCGTAGCAAGTCTCGTTCAGTTAGTAGGTCTCCAATGCCTGAGAAGAGCCAGAAACGAGGTTCTTCTAGTAGATCAAAATCTCCAGCATCTGTGGATCGGCAGAGGTCTCGGTCAAGGTCCAGATCTGTTGACAGTGGAAATTGA